Proteins encoded in a region of the Limanda limanda chromosome 17, fLimLim1.1, whole genome shotgun sequence genome:
- the si:ch211-106h11.3 gene encoding CCN family member 1, whose product MPGHAPSLPPPCSCQWSIEPRPAADHAPSETPRPLACLLIELLTLSLLLCDWAASMGTLLLSAVLQLVALGLVSAGCPVVCECPAGPPSCPPGVSSVPDGCGCCKVCAAQLNQDCHEGRPCDHHKGLECNYGNDVGRTHGICRAKAEGRSCEYNGRIYQNGENFRAGCKHQCTCIDGAVGCVPLCPSHVPLASPSCPAPQLVKVPGQCCLSIDCHKGTAVVPPAHRRPKPPVYPPYPFIPYPAYPFPKSYPKPYRKLYPYKPKKEKDTMGNELVEVGRKWDKPRGNKHLAAWRQMGDQCVVQTTSWSQCSRSCGMGVSSRVTNDNARCKLIKETRLCNIRPCSSMSIPVKKGRKCSRTHKAPEPHRLSYAGCRTTRLYRPNYCGVCRDGRCCSPRRTRTASVAFTCPDGERFNRSVMFIQSCKCSDECNHLNEAAMPPQRWLYGDTHKFID is encoded by the exons ATGCCTGGCCAcgccccctccctcccgccGCCCTGCAGCTGTCAGTGGAGCATCGAGCCCCGCCCCGCCGCAGACCACGCCCCCTCCGAGACACCTAGGCCGCTCGCCTGCCTCCTGATTG AGCTGCTCACGCTTTCTCTTCTCCTATGTGACTGGGCTGCCAGCATGGGGACACTGCTGCTATCTGCTGTCCTGCAACTGGTCGCACTGGGTCTG GTGAGCGCAGGCTGCCCGGTGGTCTGCGAGTGTCCGGCGGGACCCCCATCCTGTCCCCCAGGGGTCAGCTCGGTGCCGGACGGCTGCGGCTGCTGCAAGGTGTGCGCCGCCCAGCTCAACCAGGATTGCCACGAAGGACGGCCCTGCGACCACCACAAGGGCCTGGAGTGCAACTACGGCAATGATGTAGGCCGCACCCACGGCATCTGCAGGG CTAAGGCCGAGGGCCGCTCCTGCGAATACAACGGGCGGATCTATCAAAACGGCGAGAACTTCCGCGCCGGCTGCAAACACCAGTGCACCTGCATCGACGGAGCGGTGGGCTGCGTGCCCCTGTGCCCCAGCCACGTGCCCCTGGCGTCCCCCTCCTGTCCGGCCCCTCAGCTGGTCAAGGTGCCCGGCCAGTGCTGCCTCAGCATCGACTGCCACAAGGGAACCGCCGTCGTGCCCCCGGCGCACAGACGACCCAAACCTCCGGTCTACCCGCCTTACCCCTTCATCCCCTACCCGGCCTACCCCTTCCCCAAGTCGTACCCCAAACCCTACCGGAAGCTGTACCCCTACAAGCCCAAGAAGGAGAAGGACACCATGGGCaacgagctggtggaggtggggCGCAAGTGGGACAAGCCACGTGGAAACAAGCACCTGGCGG CGTGGAGGCAGATGGGCGACCAGTGTGTGGTTCAGACGACTTCCTGGTCCCAGTGTTCCCGGAGCTGTGGGATGGGCGTGTCCTCTCGCGTTACCAATGACAATGCCCGCTGTAAGCTGATCAAGGAGACGCGCCTGTGCAACATCCGGCCCTGCAGCTCCATGTCCATCCCTGTCAAG AAAGGAAGAAAGTGCTCTCGTACCCACAAGGCCCCGGAGCCCCACCGCCTGTCCTACGCCGGCTGCCGGACCACTCGTCTGTACCGGCCCAACTACTGCGGCGTGTGCCGGGACGGCCGCTGCTGCTCGCCCCGCCGCACGCGCACCGCCAGCGTGGCGTTCACCTGCCCCGACGGCGAGCGCTTCAACCGCTCCGTCATGTTCATCCAGTCCTGCAAGTGCAGCGACGAATGCAACCATCTCAATGAGGCCGCCATGCCGCCACAGCGATGGCTCTacggagacacacacaagttcatCGACTAG